The Brachyhypopomus gauderio isolate BG-103 unplaced genomic scaffold, BGAUD_0.2 sc71, whole genome shotgun sequence genome has a segment encoding these proteins:
- the ppm1f gene encoding protein phosphatase 1F — protein MMGTKDQDEVQKFLKGFVDEFATPLGPGQQLPVAPLSLNLTLQEVTGESLDLGLRLLSARHAPSWLSAPMCHAAVSELLKDDLSPFHCPRDPEQPDDESDIILLQSQPLLRLFINKLREVGVAWQKGLPNQQPRSTRSCLCSVHAIRNTRRKMEDRHVILTHFNQLLGLQDGVKREYYAVFDGHGGVDAATFAATHLHVLLSQQEALHSDITTAFKNAFTQTDDMFRIKAKRERMRSGSTGVAVLLAADWLTVAWLGDSQAMLVRRGEPVVLMDPHKPEREDEKQRIEALGGCIAYMGCWRVNGTYAVSRAIGDYDQKPYVSNAADCSSVQMCGDEDYVLLACDGFFDVLRPDDVPGLVLAALRDSDGSGRDVARSLVAEAKAAGSTDNITVLLAFLRDPRDLLLAETCQSAKN, from the exons ATGATGGGGACAAAAGACCAAGACGAGGTGCAGAAGTTCCTGAAAGGTTTTGTGGATGAGTTTGCCACCCCACTGGGTCCAGGGCAGCAGCTCCCAGTCGCCCCACTGAGCCTCAACCTGACCCTGCAGGAGGTGACTGGCGAGAGTCTCGACCTCGGACTGCGACTCCTCTCTGCTCG CCACGCCCCCTCCTGGCTGAGTGCACCTATGTGTCATGCTGCCGTCAGCGAGCTTCTAAAAGATGACCTTTCACCCTTCCACTGCCCCAGAGACCCTGAGCAGCCTGATGATGAATCAGACATAATTT TGCTCCAGTCTCAGCCTCTCCTGCGTCTCTTCATCAATAAGCTAAGagaggtgggcgtggcctggcAGAAAGGGCTGCCCAATCAACAGCCTCGCTCCACACGGTCCTGCCTCTGTTCTGTTCATGCCATTCGAAACACACGCAGGAAAATGGAGGATCGGCATGTGATACTGACACACTTTAACCAGCTTCTGGGGTTACAA GATGGCGTAAAGCGGGAGTACTACGCTGTGTTTGATGGACACGGAGGTGTGGACGCTGCCACCTTCGCTGCCACTCACCTGCATGTCCTGCTCAGCCAGCAGGAGGCGCTGCATAGCGACATCACCACAGCCTTCAAAAACGCCTTCACACAGACGGACGACATGTTCAGGATCAAAGCCAAGAGAGAG CGCATGCGCAGCGGCTCCACGGGCGTGGCTGTGCTGCTGGCTGCTGATTGGCTGACGGTGGCCTGGCTGGGCGACTCTCAGGCCATGTTGGTGAGGCGGGGCGAGCCGGTCGTGCTGATGGACCCTCACAAACCCGAGAGAGAG GACGAGAAGCAGAGAATTGAAGCCCTGGGTGGTTGCATCGCGTACATGGGCTGCTGGCGTGTTAATGGAACATATGCGGTGTCCAGAGCAatag gcgACTACGACCAGAAGCCGTATGTGTCCAACGCGGCCGACTGCTCCTCCGTCCAGATGTGCGGGGACGAAGACTATGTCCTGCTGGCCTGCGACGGCTTCTTCGACGTCCTGCGTCCCGATGACGTCCCCGGCCTGGTGCTGGCAGCGTTGCGGGACTCTGACGGCTCGGGCCGGGACGTCGCACGCAGCCTCGTGGCTGAAGCCAAGGCAGCGGGCTCTACCGACAACATCACTGTCCTGCTGGCGTTCCTGCGGGACCCACGGGACCTGCTGCTCGCCGAGACATGCCAGTCAGCAAAGAACTGA
- the mapk1 gene encoding mitogen-activated protein kinase 1 — protein sequence MATAAVSAGGTNPGSGAELVRGQAFDVGPRYSSLSYIGEGAYGMVCSAYDRDNKVRVAIKKISPFEHQTYCQRTLREIKILLRFKHENIIGINDIIRTPSIDQMKDVYIVQDLMETDLYKLLKTQHLSNDHICYFLYQILRGLKYIHSANVLHRDLKPSNLLLNTTCDLKICDFGLARVADPDHDHTGFLTEYVATRWYRAPEIMLNSKGYTKSIDIWSVGCILAEMLSNRPIFPGKHYLDQLNHILGILGSPSQEDLNCIINLKARNYLLSLPLRCKVPWNRLFPNADPKALDLLDKMLTFNPHKRIEVEEALAHPYLEQYYDPTDEPVAEAPFKFDMELDDLPKETLKELIFEETARFQPGYRP from the exons ATGGCGACAGCGGCGGTATCGGCGGGCGGCACCAACCCCGGATCCGGTGCCGAGCTGGTCCGCGGGCAGGCCTTCGACGTGGGCCCCCGCTACAGCAGCCTGTCCTACATCGGGGAGGGCGCGTACGggatggtgtg TTCGGCGTATGACCGGGACAACAAAGTTCGAGTAGCCATCAAGAAGATCAGCCCGTTTGAGCACCAGACCTACTGCCAGCGAACGCTGCGTGAGATCAAGATCCTTCTGCGCTTCAAACACGAGAACATCATCGGCATCAATGACATCATCCGCACCCCGTCCATCGACCAGATGAAGGACGT ATACATTGTACAGGACCTGATGGAGACCGACCTGTACAAACTGCTGAAAACGCAGCATCTCAGCAACGACCACATCTGCTACTTCCTGTATCAGATCCTGCGTGGCCTGAAGTACATCCACTCAGCCAACGTCCTGCACAGAGACCTGAAGCCCTCCAACCTGCTACTCAACACCACCTGTGACCTGAAG ATCTGTGATTTTGGGCTCGCCCGTGTTGCTGACCCAGACCACGACCACACTGGGTTCCTCACGGAGTACGTAGCTACACGCTGGTACCGAGCACCGGAGATCATGCTCAACTCAAAG GGTTACACCAAATCCATTGACATCTGGTCAGTTGGCTGCATTTTGGCAGAGATGCTATCAAACAGGCCGATCTTTCCTGGCAAACACTACCTGGACCAACTGAACCACATTTTAG gtatcCTGGGTTCTCCCTCTCAGGAAGACCTGAACTGCATCATTAACCTCAAAGCCAGGAACTACCTGCTGTCGCTCCCACTGCGCTGTAAAGTGCCCTGGAACCGCCTCTTCCCTAACGCTGACCCTAAAG CTTTGGACCTGTTGGATAAGATGTTGACCTTTAACCCCCATAAGAGGATTGAAGTGGAGGAAGCTTTAGCTCACCCGTACCTGGAGCAGTACTACGACCCCACTGATGAG CCTGTTGCCGAGGCTCCGTTTAAGTTTGACATGGAGCTGGACGATTTGCCAAAAGAGACCCTGAAGGAGCTCATCTTTGAAGAAACAGCACGTTTCCAACCAGGCTACAGACCCTAA